From Flavobacterium sp. 102, a single genomic window includes:
- a CDS encoding APC family permease has translation MSEQKHELKRSLGLIDATSIVAGSMIGSGIFVVTVYMARDLGSAAWILVTWLITGLLTMSAALSYGELAGMMPTAGGQFVYIQRAYGRLASFLYGWTVFTVIQTGVIAAVAVTFANYTAVFFPILQDEIFRIGDSFVFKNSQVLAMLSVVLLTYINTKGVKNGKVIQLVFTSAKLIALFALIGFGLYIGFSTDAFSNNFNNTWEASKTVFDETTKTVTVTKLTGIAIAGAIGATIINSLFSSDAWNNVTFIAGEIKDPKKNIPRSLFLGTLIVTIIYILANIAYLALLPLTGNPDGSVVENGIMFAAQDRVGAAAANMIMGNIGVFVMAALIMVSTFGCNSGLVLSGGRLFYAMAKDNLFFKKAGELNKHDVPERALWFQCLWACILCISGRYGDLLTYATFASLLFYILTIYGIFILRKKEPDAERPYKAFGYPIIPALYIIITAAICVALLIYDTVNTGLGLVIVALGIPVYYLFMNKKV, from the coding sequence ATGTCTGAACAAAAACACGAATTAAAACGTTCCCTTGGGCTAATTGACGCCACCAGTATAGTTGCCGGTTCCATGATAGGTTCCGGTATTTTTGTAGTAACCGTTTACATGGCGCGCGATTTAGGTTCGGCCGCTTGGATATTGGTTACGTGGTTAATCACCGGTTTGTTAACGATGTCAGCCGCTTTAAGCTATGGCGAATTAGCAGGAATGATGCCAACCGCCGGAGGACAATTTGTTTACATCCAAAGAGCTTATGGAAGACTGGCTTCTTTTCTTTATGGCTGGACAGTTTTTACAGTAATTCAAACCGGAGTTATTGCTGCAGTGGCTGTGACTTTTGCCAATTATACTGCGGTTTTCTTTCCGATTTTACAGGACGAAATCTTCCGAATAGGTGATTCTTTTGTGTTTAAAAACAGTCAAGTTCTAGCAATGTTAAGTGTTGTTTTATTAACTTATATCAACACTAAAGGCGTTAAAAACGGAAAGGTAATTCAGTTGGTTTTTACTTCTGCCAAATTAATTGCACTCTTCGCCTTAATAGGTTTCGGGTTGTACATAGGTTTCAGTACTGATGCTTTTTCTAATAATTTTAATAACACTTGGGAAGCCAGTAAAACGGTTTTTGATGAAACCACAAAGACAGTTACGGTCACAAAACTTACGGGCATTGCCATAGCAGGTGCCATCGGCGCTACGATTATCAATTCTTTATTTTCAAGTGATGCTTGGAATAATGTAACGTTTATTGCCGGTGAAATTAAAGACCCAAAGAAAAACATACCAAGGAGTTTGTTTTTAGGAACTTTGATTGTAACCATCATTTATATTTTGGCCAATATTGCCTATTTGGCTTTATTGCCTTTAACCGGAAATCCTGACGGCTCAGTGGTTGAAAACGGAATCATGTTTGCTGCGCAAGATAGAGTAGGTGCGGCGGCTGCCAATATGATTATGGGGAATATTGGTGTTTTTGTCATGGCCGCTTTGATTATGGTTTCGACTTTTGGCTGTAACAGCGGTTTGGTTTTATCAGGTGGCAGATTGTTTTATGCTATGGCGAAAGACAATTTGTTCTTTAAAAAAGCAGGCGAATTGAATAAACACGATGTGCCGGAAAGAGCGCTTTGGTTCCAATGTCTTTGGGCTTGTATTCTTTGTATATCCGGAAGATATGGCGATTTGTTGACTTATGCTACTTTCGCATCGTTACTGTTTTACATACTAACCATTTATGGCATATTCATTTTGAGGAAGAAAGAACCCGATGCGGAACGACCATACAAAGCTTTTGGTTACCCAATCATTCCGGCTCTGTATATTATTATAACAGCAGCGATTTGTGTTGCTTTATTGATTTATGATACCGTAAATACCGGATTAGGTTTGGTCATAGTGGCTTTAGGAATACCGGTCTATTATTTGTTTATGAATAAAAAAGTATAA
- a CDS encoding peptidylprolyl isomerase → MKIKFSILCLLVIGLTSGFAQTKKKPVATKATPVVQAKKPATNNATDGIFAEIETDKGKILLQLEFQKTPITVANFISLVEGTNTFIADEKYKGKPFYDGLKFHRVINDFMIQGGDPAGNGSGGPGYAFKDEIVADLKHNRPGVLSMANSGPKTNGSQFFITHKETPWLDGKHTVFGYVIQGQDVVNAIKQDDMIKKVTITRKGAEAKKFDATKIFADYMANKAGDEAKEKALTAENKRKQQEAEEQRKAEYKAKYGSVLAAKAKYLNDVKATATETTSGLKYKIIPNATGKKPAEGTNVFIHYAGYLEDGSLFDSSYENVNKEFGKFDENRAKQNGYQPFPFQYGKKEGLIPGFIEALNMMNFGDKIIAFIPSKLGYGERGAGNVIPPNSNIIFEIEMLEAAPAK, encoded by the coding sequence ATGAAAATAAAATTCAGTATTCTTTGCTTACTTGTTATTGGATTGACAAGTGGTTTTGCACAAACCAAAAAAAAACCGGTAGCTACTAAAGCAACACCGGTAGTTCAGGCAAAAAAGCCTGCAACAAACAATGCTACAGATGGTATTTTTGCTGAAATCGAAACGGATAAAGGAAAAATTCTTTTGCAATTAGAATTTCAAAAAACACCTATTACTGTAGCCAATTTCATTTCATTGGTAGAAGGAACCAATACTTTTATCGCAGATGAAAAGTATAAGGGCAAACCTTTTTACGACGGATTGAAATTCCATAGAGTAATAAACGATTTTATGATCCAAGGTGGAGATCCTGCAGGAAACGGATCAGGCGGACCTGGTTATGCTTTTAAAGACGAAATCGTTGCTGACTTAAAACACAACCGTCCTGGTGTATTGTCTATGGCCAATTCCGGACCAAAAACCAATGGCTCCCAATTCTTTATCACGCACAAAGAAACTCCTTGGTTAGACGGTAAGCACACCGTATTCGGTTATGTTATCCAAGGTCAGGATGTAGTAAACGCCATCAAGCAAGATGACATGATTAAGAAAGTAACCATTACACGAAAAGGTGCTGAGGCCAAAAAATTTGATGCAACAAAAATTTTCGCTGATTATATGGCTAACAAAGCCGGTGATGAAGCAAAAGAAAAAGCTCTTACAGCAGAAAATAAAAGAAAACAACAAGAAGCAGAAGAACAAAGAAAAGCTGAATACAAAGCCAAATACGGATCTGTTTTAGCCGCAAAAGCCAAATATTTAAATGATGTAAAAGCGACTGCGACTGAAACAACTTCAGGGTTAAAGTATAAAATCATCCCAAATGCAACCGGAAAAAAACCAGCTGAGGGAACCAATGTATTTATTCACTATGCCGGTTATTTAGAAGATGGATCTTTATTTGACAGTAGCTATGAAAATGTTAACAAAGAATTTGGCAAATTCGACGAAAACAGAGCCAAACAAAATGGTTACCAACCTTTTCCTTTTCAATATGGTAAAAAAGAGGGTTTAATCCCCGGTTTTATAGAAGCCTTAAACATGATGAATTTCGGCGATAAAATTATAGCCTTTATTCCATCAAAATTAGGTTATGGAGAAAGAGGTGCAGGAAATGTTATTCCGCCTAACTCTAACATTATTTTTGAAATTGAAATGTTAGAAGCTGCTCCAGCCAAATAA
- a CDS encoding peptidylprolyl isomerase, with protein sequence MNKSICLFVLAFSLMVSACKNEYKNLKDGLYAEIITQKGTIILALDYKKAPITVANFVTLAEGNNPYVMEDLKGKPFYNGTVFHRVEKGFVIQGGDPYGNGSGDPGYIFKNEISDLKHDKAGILAMANSGPDTNGCQFYITQKPKPDLDGNYSIFGHIVEGMDVVNSIAINDEMIEVNIIRKGEDVKKFDAVKVFSDFFKKQESTKDQKATYFKELKKSATKSPSGLEYKIVQTSSSESPKPGTTVTINYSGFLEDGTLFDTSDTDVAKQFGKYDEQRALENGYSKIQFIIGGQNQLIPGFVEGIEKLKVGEKAVLFIPPSLGYGEQGAGKVIPPNANIIFEIELLEK encoded by the coding sequence ATGAACAAATCAATTTGTCTTTTTGTATTGGCTTTCTCTTTAATGGTAAGCGCTTGTAAAAACGAATACAAAAATTTGAAAGACGGTTTATATGCCGAAATTATCACCCAAAAGGGAACCATTATTTTAGCACTAGACTATAAAAAAGCACCTATTACTGTCGCCAACTTTGTGACTTTAGCAGAAGGAAATAATCCATACGTAATGGAAGATTTAAAAGGGAAACCATTTTACAACGGAACTGTTTTTCACCGTGTTGAAAAAGGATTTGTAATTCAAGGCGGCGATCCTTACGGAAATGGCTCAGGCGATCCGGGTTATATCTTTAAAAATGAAATCAGTGATTTAAAACATGACAAAGCAGGTATTTTGGCCATGGCTAATTCCGGTCCTGACACCAATGGCTGTCAATTCTACATCACCCAAAAACCAAAGCCTGATCTCGACGGTAATTACAGCATATTCGGTCACATCGTTGAAGGCATGGATGTTGTAAACTCAATTGCTATAAACGACGAAATGATTGAGGTGAACATTATCCGAAAAGGAGAAGATGTAAAGAAGTTTGACGCAGTAAAAGTATTCTCTGATTTTTTCAAAAAACAAGAATCTACAAAAGACCAAAAAGCAACCTACTTTAAAGAGTTAAAAAAGTCAGCTACAAAATCGCCTTCAGGCTTGGAATATAAAATCGTACAAACTTCTTCGTCAGAAAGCCCAAAACCAGGAACGACTGTAACAATCAATTACTCCGGTTTCTTAGAAGATGGAACGCTTTTTGACACCAGCGATACTGATGTTGCTAAACAATTCGGGAAGTATGATGAGCAAAGAGCTTTAGAAAATGGGTATTCAAAAATACAGTTTATCATAGGTGGTCAAAATCAATTAATTCCGGGATTTGTTGAAGGAATAGAAAAATTAAAAGTAGGTGAAAAAGCAGTACTTTTCATTCCGCCTAGTTTAGGATACGGAGAACAAGGTGCCGGAAAAGTAATTCCACCCAATGCCAATATCATTTTTGAAATAGAACTTTTAGAAAAATAA
- the gldI gene encoding gliding motility-associated peptidyl-prolyl isomerase GldI has translation MKKITQIAVLLIVFAAVISCKQQQARMPISRSSGTFMKESIERNKKMIAGEEAKIDSIIKSNPKIKYFASKKGYWYHYETKNETDTLHPKKGDVANFDYEIKDLKGNVVYSEVELRPQTYVVDKQNIMMGLRHGIKLMRKNEKVTFLFPSHMAYGYHGDNKRIGSNEPLICTVTLHDFKPETKLKTEN, from the coding sequence ATGAAAAAGATAACCCAAATTGCCGTTTTACTAATAGTTTTTGCAGCAGTGATCAGTTGTAAACAACAACAAGCTCGTATGCCAATTTCACGTTCATCAGGTACTTTTATGAAAGAATCCATAGAGCGAAACAAGAAAATGATTGCCGGAGAAGAAGCCAAAATTGATTCAATTATCAAAAGCAATCCGAAGATAAAATACTTCGCTTCCAAAAAGGGCTATTGGTACCATTATGAAACCAAAAATGAAACCGATACGCTTCATCCCAAAAAAGGAGATGTAGCCAATTTTGACTACGAAATCAAAGATTTAAAAGGCAATGTCGTTTATTCTGAAGTAGAATTAAGACCACAAACTTATGTCGTTGACAAACAAAATATCATGATGGGATTACGCCACGGCATCAAGTTAATGCGTAAAAACGAAAAAGTTACTTTCTTATTTCCATCACACATGGCTTATGGCTATCATGGCGACAACAAACGAATTGGTTCCAACGAACCTTTGATTTGCACCGTAACTTTGCACGATTTTAAACCAGAAACTAAATTAAAAACCGAAAATTAA
- a CDS encoding bifunctional oligoribonuclease/PAP phosphatase NrnA, giving the protein MKKEDIFAIQQLLATPKKIAIIPHRSPDGDAMGSTLALYHFLLKLNHQPVVIAPNDFPNFLAWLPGSETVLIYENDKLNCTKIIQEAEIVFTLDFNALHRTGEMEQVLNKVTVPMVMIDHHQKPDSYATYTYSETIFGSTCEMIYNFITFLGHKDLIDKTIASCIYTGITTDSGSFRFPSTTGTTHRIVADLIDLGIDNSEIHNQLFDNNSYNRLQLLGRALQNMKVFPKFKTSYITLSQKELDEFHYEKGDTEGVVNYGLTIRGIHFAAIFIEHRDENIIKISFRSQGDFDVNQFARDNFSGGGHINAAGGKSYESMKETIKKFENLISKITI; this is encoded by the coding sequence ATGAAAAAAGAAGACATTTTTGCCATCCAACAATTATTGGCTACGCCGAAAAAAATTGCGATAATTCCACATCGAAGTCCTGATGGCGATGCCATGGGTTCGACCTTGGCTTTGTATCATTTTTTGTTGAAGTTGAATCATCAACCAGTGGTGATTGCACCCAATGATTTTCCGAATTTCTTGGCTTGGTTACCAGGTTCAGAAACGGTGTTGATTTATGAAAATGACAAGTTGAATTGTACCAAAATTATTCAAGAAGCTGAAATTGTTTTTACTTTGGATTTCAACGCCTTACACAGAACAGGCGAAATGGAACAAGTGCTGAATAAAGTTACCGTTCCAATGGTTATGATTGACCACCATCAAAAACCGGATAGCTACGCGACTTACACCTATTCGGAAACAATTTTTGGTTCGACTTGTGAAATGATTTATAACTTTATTACTTTTTTAGGCCATAAAGATTTAATCGATAAGACGATTGCAAGTTGTATTTACACCGGAATTACTACTGATTCGGGTTCGTTTCGCTTTCCGTCAACCACCGGAACAACGCACAGAATTGTTGCAGATTTGATTGATTTAGGGATTGACAATAGTGAAATTCACAACCAGCTTTTTGACAATAATTCGTACAATCGTTTACAATTATTGGGAAGAGCATTGCAAAACATGAAAGTGTTCCCGAAGTTTAAAACGTCTTACATAACGCTTTCGCAAAAGGAGCTGGACGAATTTCATTATGAAAAAGGCGATACGGAAGGCGTAGTGAATTATGGTTTGACCATTAGAGGCATACATTTTGCGGCTATTTTTATTGAACACCGAGATGAGAATATTATCAAAATATCGTTCCGTTCGCAAGGTGATTTTGATGTGAATCAGTTTGCCAGAGACAATTTCAGTGGTGGTGGACACATTAATGCAGCCGGCGGAAAATCATACGAGAGTATGAAAGAAACCATCAAAAAATTTGAAAATTTAATTTCGAAAATAACTATTTAG
- the crcB gene encoding fluoride efflux transporter CrcB, which produces MLKTILYIALGGAIGSVFRFLTTVLVAKFWSNHFPLATFLANVIGCFLIGLFIGILAKNQLTDSNLKWFLVTGFCGGYTTFSTFGMENYNLFQNNNSLLAFAYIGLSILLGLFAVWFGLFVSK; this is translated from the coding sequence ATGCTTAAAACCATTTTATACATAGCTTTAGGTGGCGCTATTGGAAGTGTTTTTCGCTTTTTGACTACTGTTTTGGTAGCCAAATTTTGGTCGAATCACTTTCCGTTAGCGACCTTTTTAGCGAATGTTATAGGTTGCTTCTTAATTGGATTGTTCATCGGTATTTTAGCAAAAAACCAGCTGACCGACAGCAATCTCAAATGGTTCTTAGTCACCGGATTTTGTGGTGGTTATACGACTTTTTCTACTTTTGGCATGGAAAATTATAATTTGTTCCAAAATAACAATTCTCTGCTGGCTTTTGCCTATATCGGTTTGAGCATTTTGCTCGGTCTTTTTGCCGTTTGGTTCGGACTTTTTGTATCCAAATAA
- the rluF gene encoding 23S rRNA pseudouridine(2604) synthase RluF: MEVNQTRINKFLSESGFCSRREADKLLEQGRITINGIVPELGTKVSSADEIRVDGKLIREKTEKQVYLAFNKPVGIECTTNQNVRDNIVDYINYPKRIFPIGRLDKASEGLIFMTNDGDIVNKILRARNNHEKEYVVTVDRPITDRFIERMSNGIPILDTVTRKCKVEQISKYVFRIILTQGLNRQIRRMCEYLDYEVTALKRTRIINISLDVHVGRYRDLTDDEIKQLNKLIEPSSKTEEASLPKSSQAGSRKSEEERTKTPIRIRKNPNS; this comes from the coding sequence ATGGAAGTCAATCAAACCCGTATCAACAAATTTCTGTCCGAAAGTGGCTTTTGCTCACGTCGCGAAGCCGATAAACTATTGGAACAAGGTCGAATTACCATCAACGGAATTGTACCCGAGTTGGGCACCAAAGTTTCCTCAGCTGATGAAATCCGTGTCGATGGCAAACTCATTCGCGAAAAAACAGAAAAACAGGTCTATTTGGCTTTTAACAAACCTGTTGGTATCGAGTGTACTACGAATCAAAATGTACGCGACAATATTGTGGATTACATCAATTATCCGAAACGTATTTTCCCTATCGGTCGTTTGGATAAAGCCAGTGAAGGTTTGATTTTTATGACCAACGACGGCGATATTGTCAACAAAATTTTGCGGGCACGAAACAACCACGAGAAGGAATATGTAGTAACGGTTGACCGACCAATTACAGACAGATTCATCGAAAGAATGAGTAACGGCATTCCGATTTTGGACACTGTTACCCGAAAATGTAAAGTCGAGCAAATTAGCAAATACGTATTTAGAATCATCTTAACCCAAGGTTTGAACCGCCAAATCCGCAGAATGTGTGAGTATTTGGATTACGAAGTTACAGCACTGAAAAGAACACGAATCATCAATATATCCTTAGATGTTCATGTGGGTCGATACCGAGATTTAACCGATGACGAAATCAAGCAATTGAATAAATTGATTGAACCTTCGAGCAAAACGGAAGAAGCGAGTTTGCCAAAATCCTCCCAAGCCGGAAGTCGGAAATCGGAAGAGGAAAGAACAAAAACACCAATCCGAATTAGAAAAAATCCAAATTCATAA
- a CDS encoding cyanophycinase, producing MNIRGKLIIIGGAVDKGSFTETDLDKSAAKNLNFFEAGILKRIIEESKHKKESRIEVITTASKIPREIGPEYVKALHYLGADNVDVLNIERREQASDPEVLARLRAADVVMFTGGDQLRLTSILGGTPFHDIILDKYHNEEFIYAGTSAGAAAASNNMIYQGSSSEALLKGEVKITSGLGLIDGVIIDTHFVQRGRIGRLFQSVVGNPKVLGIGLGEDTGLLITHNTKMEAIGSGLVILVDGREIKDTNLTQVELGQPISINHLVTHVLSIYDTFDLTTFKMTIKSSQYV from the coding sequence ATGAATATACGTGGAAAATTAATAATAATAGGTGGCGCTGTTGATAAAGGTAGTTTCACTGAAACCGATTTAGATAAAAGTGCGGCAAAGAATTTAAACTTTTTTGAAGCCGGCATTTTAAAACGAATAATTGAAGAATCTAAACATAAAAAAGAATCTCGCATAGAAGTCATTACAACGGCTTCAAAAATTCCTAGGGAAATTGGACCGGAGTATGTGAAAGCCCTTCATTATTTAGGAGCAGACAATGTTGATGTGCTCAATATCGAAAGACGCGAACAAGCTTCTGATCCAGAAGTTTTAGCCAGATTAAGAGCGGCCGATGTGGTAATGTTTACCGGTGGTGATCAATTGCGATTGACTTCAATCCTTGGTGGAACGCCGTTTCATGATATTATTTTAGACAAATACCATAACGAAGAATTTATCTATGCCGGAACTTCTGCCGGTGCTGCTGCGGCTTCTAATAATATGATTTACCAAGGAAGTAGTAGTGAAGCTTTGTTAAAAGGCGAAGTAAAAATCACTTCCGGATTGGGTTTAATTGACGGTGTCATTATCGATACGCATTTTGTACAACGCGGCAGAATAGGTCGGTTGTTCCAATCGGTTGTCGGAAACCCTAAAGTTTTAGGCATCGGATTAGGAGAAGATACCGGTTTGTTGATTACGCACAATACTAAAATGGAAGCCATTGGTTCCGGATTGGTAATATTAGTTGACGGAAGAGAAATAAAAGATACTAATTTAACGCAAGTAGAATTAGGCCAACCGATTTCTATCAATCATTTGGTGACGCACGTTTTGAGTATTTATGATACTTTTGATTTGACTACTTTTAAAATGACGATTAAGTCTTCACAATACGTTTAA
- a CDS encoding isoaspartyl peptidase/L-asparaginase: protein MSRIIIHGGFFSESSTNHETKVAKQQALLRIAKDAYAYLQNHSALETVVYATSLLEDDELFNAGMGSQIQSDGKIRMSASLMDGSSMKMSGVINIEEVKNPVQVAQVLLNYDDKVLGGSGATNFARQHGFEKVSTEIPQRRAEYEAKLAATGTGTVGCVALDAEGKIAVATSTGGKGFEIPGRISDSATVAGNYANAFCGVSLTGVGEDIVSGAVAAKIVTRVTDGFTLAQAFEKTFNELKPFDGFAGAIAIDNKGNIFHQDSHPSMVFASFDGENEEVFN from the coding sequence ATGTCTAGAATTATTATCCACGGCGGATTTTTCTCAGAATCGTCAACCAATCACGAAACTAAAGTGGCGAAACAGCAAGCGTTATTGCGTATTGCAAAGGATGCGTATGCTTATTTGCAAAACCATTCAGCTTTGGAAACGGTAGTGTATGCGACGTCATTATTGGAAGATGATGAATTATTCAATGCCGGAATGGGTTCCCAAATTCAATCTGATGGTAAAATCAGAATGAGTGCTTCTTTGATGGATGGTTCGTCTATGAAAATGAGCGGTGTGATTAATATAGAAGAAGTCAAAAATCCGGTGCAAGTGGCTCAGGTTTTATTGAATTATGATGATAAAGTTTTAGGTGGAAGCGGCGCAACGAACTTTGCTCGCCAACACGGATTTGAAAAAGTTTCTACCGAAATTCCACAACGAAGAGCAGAATATGAAGCTAAATTAGCAGCGACCGGAACCGGAACAGTTGGTTGTGTGGCTTTAGATGCTGAAGGTAAAATTGCAGTTGCCACTTCAACCGGCGGAAAAGGATTTGAAATTCCGGGACGAATCTCAGATTCGGCTACCGTGGCCGGAAATTATGCCAATGCCTTTTGTGGTGTAAGTTTAACCGGAGTAGGCGAAGACATTGTAAGTGGTGCTGTTGCGGCGAAAATTGTGACTCGTGTTACCGATGGCTTTACTTTGGCCCAAGCTTTTGAAAAAACGTTTAACGAACTCAAACCTTTTGATGGTTTTGCCGGTGCGATTGCCATTGATAATAAAGGCAATATTTTCCATCAAGATTCCCATCCGAGTATGGTTTTTGCCAGTTTTGATGGCGAGAATGAAGAAGTTTTTAATTGA
- a CDS encoding carboxymuconolactone decarboxylase family protein — MNTRILMPKVAPEAYNALLGLEKYLASTSLTPIHKELIKIRASQINGCAYCINMHTTDARKYGETEQRIYLLNAWREADVYTEEEKAILALTEEVTMINNHVSEATYQNAAKLFDEKYVADIIMMIITINSWNRLAISTGLRVS; from the coding sequence ATGAATACTAGAATCCTTATGCCCAAAGTAGCACCCGAAGCTTATAACGCCTTACTAGGTTTAGAAAAATATTTGGCTTCTACTTCACTAACTCCAATTCACAAAGAGCTGATAAAAATCAGAGCCTCACAAATAAATGGCTGTGCTTATTGTATCAACATGCACACGACTGATGCTCGAAAATATGGTGAAACAGAACAACGCATTTATCTTTTAAACGCTTGGCGCGAAGCTGATGTGTATACCGAAGAAGAAAAAGCAATTTTGGCTTTAACCGAAGAAGTGACCATGATTAACAACCATGTTTCTGAGGCAACGTATCAAAATGCGGCCAAACTATTTGACGAAAAATATGTAGCCGATATCATCATGATGATTATCACCATCAACTCCTGGAACCGATTAGCGATAAGCACCGGATTGAGAGTTTCTTAA
- a CDS encoding Crp/Fnr family transcriptional regulator — protein MPARLIEHINKHIQLSQPEIELLLSKVIVKSVKKKELLLKAGEVCNNQNFILKGCARNYIINEKGVEQTLQFGIENWWLTDYMSFSTQKPSHFYIQAIENSEIVSISKTNLDELYAAIPQLERYFRIVLQKSFAASQMRIMFLFTMSAEERYHHFNNVVPEFIQRVPQYMIASYLDFSAEFLSKIRAGKV, from the coding sequence ATGCCTGCTCGACTCATTGAACATATCAACAAACACATCCAACTTTCGCAACCCGAAATCGAACTTCTCTTAAGTAAGGTGATAGTAAAATCAGTTAAGAAAAAGGAATTGCTTCTGAAAGCCGGTGAAGTATGCAACAACCAAAATTTTATTCTGAAAGGTTGCGCTCGCAATTATATCATTAATGAAAAAGGCGTTGAACAAACACTGCAATTCGGAATTGAAAACTGGTGGCTTACAGATTACATGAGTTTTTCTACTCAAAAACCTTCTCATTTTTATATTCAAGCCATCGAGAATTCGGAAATCGTTTCGATTTCCAAGACCAATCTTGATGAACTTTATGCAGCCATTCCCCAACTCGAACGCTATTTCAGGATTGTACTTCAAAAATCTTTTGCCGCTTCGCAAATGCGTATTATGTTTTTATTTACAATGTCTGCTGAAGAGCGCTACCATCATTTCAACAACGTTGTTCCCGAATTTATACAACGCGTACCTCAATACATGATTGCTTCCTATTTAGATTTTTCAGCTGAGTTTTTGAGCAAAATAAGAGCTGGCAAAGTGTAA